The region GCAAAATAATGCTCCCCAGAAAGTTCCATGTTGATTACGTTCGAAAAAACATCCATTCTTGGAATACGAACGCATTGATCGGATATTTCAATCCTATTATGAAGTGTTTTAAAATCGATAGATTTAACCTGATCCAATTTTAACCATTTTGATAGCTTATCAATTTTATTCATTCCCATAAGTTTTCCATCGCTGATTGTAACGTCCGTTTCCATTTTTATTGAAGGCATTACTATTTGGCCGCCATTATCAGTAATAAAATTTAGAATAACAGATCCCGAGAGATTCCCACTTAAATTATTACCGGTAATATAACTCTGTTTAAAATTATCGTAATGGTTAAATAATTTTGAAATACTCATGCCGTTAAAATCGGTTGAAATAAAATATTTATTATCAATATTTTTCATCGATCCACTTAGCATGCCATCAAAACCATTACCCGAAAAGTTTTTGATTTCGAATATATTATCGGAATACTGCATTTTACAGTTAACGCTTTTAAAGTTGTAGTCCATAAACTGTAAATTCTTAGAATCAACTGTTATCGTATAGGTATCATTTACTTTAGAAGAGTCTTTAGATTCCGGCAATTTTGCAATATATTCAGTAAAATAATCAACATTAATTGATTCGGCCTTGATTTTAATTTCGGGGTTTAAATTATAATTATCGTTCAACAGATTTATTATGTTATCCTGATTGATGGTTATACTGAAAGGCATGTTGTCAAATTTACCAGATGATACAATTGATACATTTTTGTCAAAGGTAATTTTTCCTGAAATATCGTTGATTCGATCAATTCCCATTAAATTTCCGATGCTAAAATCAGCGGAACCTTTAATGTTTTGATAAGTTAGCCTGAAATCATCATTGCTCGTATTAATTCTACCCAAGACCTTTATATTTCCCAACGAGTTTATTGCTCCAGAGATATTGGCAATATTAAACTTCGAGTTGTTGAGTTTGATTAAACCTTCTGCTAAAACTATAGGATTATTTATGCCTTTAACTCTAGCTGAAAAAATTGCACTCATCTCATTAAATTCGATATCTGCTTTGCTAATCGTTGAGTTATGAGACGAGAAGTTATCGAAAAGCTGTGTTTTGACAGAAAGATCATTTATTTTTACTTTGTGATTATTGAGGCTTAATATTCCTTTCGTTTTATGATTTATTGTAAGTTCATGGAGGATGCCAGTATTTATATTGTAATCAACAGATCCAGAAACATTTGATCGTCCTTCTACTCTAAAGTTATTGGTTTTAACGGGGAGCAATTCTATTAAATTATTGGTGGCAAAATTATTACTGGAGAATCTTAGCAAAATTTTGCCATTTTCGATATTATAACCCCCAGAGGCTAGTATCTTGATATTGTTACAATTTATTTCAAGACCATTAATATTACAGATATTATCCGTTTTGCTTATATACAAATCAATTTTAAAGGGATGTTCAAACTCAAACTCGCCTGCCTCAATTTTTTTATAACTACTTTTAATAGATGTAATCAATTTATTATTTTTAAAATCAATAGATATAAGAGATTTATCTATTGATAATTTCGTTGATAGTTTATTTTTAATATCATAAATATTTATATCATAGTTATTTAAACGAAACTTATTGATAGATATATTTTGGGGATTATTGGTATTGCGCTCCTGACACGAATACTCATTTATCAAAGAGTCCACTATTTTAGGATAATAATTTGCTGTTCCGGATTCTACAATACAGTTTCGTAAATTAAACTTACCTTGTATAAGATTTATAGAATTCACTGTTAAACTTAAAGATCGAGCGGAAAGGATGTTTGTTGATAATTCACTTTTAGGAAGATTAATCGATAAATTATCGAAAGTTAGAGCAACAAAAGGAAAGTGGCTAAAAAGATTGATATTGAAATCGGAATAGTTTATGTCTAGTTTAACGTCCTTTTCAACAATGGAAAGAAAATTTTCTGCTATTTTTTTTTGATTAAAGGCGATGTATATTCCCGTTGAAACAATTGTCACTATTAATAGAGCAATTATTAATGCAAGAAATTTCAGAAAATAGCGAATAAGTTTCATTTTTTTCACAAAAAGATTTAAATCGCAAACTTAACTATTACTATTCAAAACAAAAAGATGGAGGTAATAAATGAAAAGCTCTAAAATTTGTTAGTGTTTTTAATTGTAACTCATTAACTTTGATATTGGTCTTGATAAAATAATGATTTTATGATAAAAAATCGAAAGGTATTTCTTCTCATACTTTCTTTTATTTCGGTATTGGGAACTGTGCGATCTCAAAAAGTAGATTCATTACTTTTCCAGTTATATCAAGAGCCCAACGACAGCGCTAGAGTAGAAATCCTTTTCAAAATATCGAATTACTATGATCAAGTAGAGGGTAATTTTGTTTTGACCGAAAATTATTTGCTCGAAAGTAAAAAACTATGTGAGAGCATCAATAATCAATATTTAAAAACGCAAGTATATAATAAGTTGGGTATTTTTTATAGAAATCAATCAAAGTATAATGAAGCCCTACGATACCACAATGAAACTTATTCGTTAGCAAAGGAAGCTGGCAATTTAAAAATGCAGGTAACTTCTTTGAATAATCTTGGGGTTGTCTACAGACGAATAGACAATCATGCCTTTGCCACTGAGTACCACATAAAAGCACTTCAACTTGCCGAGCAAATTAAGGATAGTTTTAATGTTTCTGTTGCTTGCAATAGCTTGGGCAATATTTTTTCGTTAAACGGTAGGTACGATGAGGCTATCGACTATTTTACCAGAGCTCTTGGTATCTCCGAAAAAATGAACAATAGTCTTGGTCAGGCTATGAACAATAATAATATTGGAGAAGTATATGAGTTCAAGGGCAACTATGCAAAGGCAAGAGAGTTTTATCAAAAGTCATTGGATATAAATATTACGATAAACAACTTAAAGGGAATAGGAATTAGCTATAATGCACTGGGAAAGATTGATTTGTATACGGGTAATTATACCTCTGCTTATGAATACTTTTTAAAAGCATTAGATATCGACCTAAAAATAGGTGATAAGAAATTCATCGCCGATAGTTATGTGAACTTATCAAAAGTTTTATTGGCCATGAACCGTTTAGACGAGGCTCAAAAGAATATAAGTTTAAGCATATCCGTTGCAAAAGAAATAAAGAGTTTAACCCATCAGCAATGGTCCTATGAAGCCTATAGCAATTACTACAGTAAAAAAGGAAGATACGACTCTGCATTACATTACTATATTCTTGCATCTAATTTTAAGGATAGCGTTTTGAATGAAAAAAATACTCGACACATATCTACCATCCAAACAATTTATGAAACTGAGAAAAAGGAAAACGAAATTAAACTTTTAACCCAATCGCAAGAATTGAGGCAAAAAGAGTTAAAGCGACAAAATATTCTTAAAAATGGTTTGCTAATAGGATTGTTTTTTACAATTATTATAATCATATCGATATATCAAGCATTTATTACTAAGCGAAATAGCAATCGGTTATTGTCCAGACAAATCGAGGAAATAGAAAAACAAAATATTGTTCTGGAGGAGCAAAAACAAGAAATTCAGATTCAAAAGGAAGAGATTGAACATAATAAAGATTTTATAGAGCAAAAGAATAAAAACTTAGAGGAGGCCTATAAAATCATTGAAGGATATATCGAAAAAATTACCGATAGCATAAGGTATGCCGAACGAATTCAGGAATCAATTCAGCCAGGCTGTGATATTATCAAGGAAATTTTCAGCGATACTCTAATATACAATAAACCTAAAGATATTGTTAGTGGAGACTTCTACTGGATGGTCAATTCTGGAAAGAAGGTTTACATTGCACTTGCTGATTGTACCGGACATGGTGTTCCTGGCGCATTCATGAGTATCATTGGTATCGATTTGTTAAATCAAGCGGTGAATTTGCATCATTTTTACAAGCCCGATCAAATAGTATCCTTTTTAAATGAAGAACTAATGAAAAGGCTTCGAAAATCTGAAATGGAGCAAGTGCTTAAGGATAGCATGGACATTGCCGTTTGCATTTTTGATAGGGAAACATACAAACTTGATTATACAGGAGCCCTAATTCCTCTTTTCATCCAGTCCAATGGCGTTCTCAATGAAATTAAACCGGACTACATTACTCTTGGAACTTCCTTCGAAAAGGAAACCAAAGTGTTTACCATTAATTCCTTTAAATTAATAGCAGGTGATTGGATTTATCTTGCAACCGATGGGTACTTCGATCAACTTGGAGGGCCTCAAAATAAAAAGTTTATGCGAAGCAGATTCCGCGAAACTATTTCTCGGGTTAACCATCTTCCGGGTAATGAGCAACGCGAAATGATAGAAAAAGAATTTTTGCAGTGGATGGGAAAAAACGAGCAAATTGATGATGTCCTGGTTTGGGGGATAAAAATTAAATAAACTACAAAGTGAATAGAAAATTAATAGTATTTATTTCTTTTTTTATAATTCTCAATCATTCTTTTAGATCAGGTTTTGCTCAAGATGATTTGATTCGCGATAGTGCAATTATAAACAACATAAGAGCGAACAACATAAATGCTTTAAATAGTTATGTAGATCGATATGGCCCAGATTTTAGGTTCTTAGATGGAGAACAAACGATATTATCCTATGCAATAATCAAAAACAACGTTACCGTTGTTCTGTACATTCTAAATAAAGGAGCAGATATTAATTTAATCCATAGTAATACAAGCCCTTTAATGCTTTGTGCTATTCACGACAGATCCAACATCGCATCATCACTGATTAAATTTGGAGCGAAAGTCGATCTTTATAACAAGCACAGGAACACGGCTTTACTATATGCATCTAGGTATGGAAATATCAACACTGTAAAAGTTCTGACCCAGCAAAGAGCAAACCCCTTTTTTAAAAATTTTATAGGGTATAATAGTTTGGATTATGCACGGGAGAATCATAAGGATGATGTGGTGGAATACTTGAAAACATACATGGTGCGTTATGCCAAGGGGGCATTTCCATCAACCTACGATGGTCCACATGTAGATTGGATCGGACTAAAAAGATTAAAGGCCTATTATATAATTAATGACAGCACATCTGGAAAGATTTACAAGAAAAGTAAAATTTTTAGAATTAAAGATTCTCTTGTTATTACAGGCATATATCCATTGGATACTTTAGATCATATAATTTATAAGCCAGAAAATAAGCGTAATAACAACGATACATTTAACAATGTAGAAAAAATTTTTGCAATTGGTGATGTTCATGGATCCTATGATAGTTTATTAAAGGTGCTGATTAATAATGAAATTATTGATCATGATCAAAATTGGACTTTTGGAAATGGACACGTTGTTTTCATTGGAGATCTTTTTGATAGGGGTGATAAAGTAACCGAAGTACTATGGTTAGCATACAGGCTCTGGAACCAAGCACCAAAATATCACGGAAAAGTTCATTTACTTTTGGGTAACCATGAATTATTGATTCTGAATAAGGATTATCGGTATGTCAACGAAAAGTACACGTACTTGACCAGAGGAAAAAATATTGAATATGCCGATCTATTCTCTACAAATACACTATTGGGCGATTTTGTTCGAAGTTTTAGTGCTGCTATAAAAATTGATAATATATTATTTGTACATGCTGGTTTGACTTATTTTATTGTCAATAAATCTATTTCTATTACTGAATTAAACAGATCGGTTTATCAAATTTTGAATAGAAAAGATAATGATTTGATTTCAGAAAGAACCATTTCAATTTTTACAGATGCTTTTTCTGATAAAGGAATTTTTTGGTATAGAGGATATTTGGCAGAAAGCCCTATCGTGTCGAAGGCAAGCCAGGATGAGTTAAATAGTGTACTAAATTATTATGCAGTAAAGACAATGGTTGTGGGGCATACTGAAGTTAATAGGATAGATGCTCTTTATAATGGCGGCTTAATCCCGGTTAATGTTCCTTTTGACAGAGTCGGGATTCCTAAGCAGGCTCTTTTAATTGTAAATGGAAAATATTTTAGATGTAACTCTGATGGATCAAAAGAATTGATAATGTGAGGTTATTATACATTAACATGGTAATGTTTTGTTAATTCGAAGAATTATATTATTTATATTAACATACCTTTTTATCAGTGATTTAAAGGCACAAGAAAATTTTTTTGATTCTAATGAAATTGTTACAATTGATATAGTAACAGATCTTAGAGCCCTCTTTAGAGACATCAACCCCGAAACGGCTAAGTACCATCCTGGTTTTATTTCGTATATAGATAATAATGGTAACTCTATAACGATCAACGTAAAATTAAAAACTAGAGGAATATTTCGGCGAAGCCGGGAGAATTGTAATCTGCCCCCTTTAACTATTAAATTTAATGATGAAAGTCTTGATAGTTCTATTTTCATGAACCAAGATAAACTGAAATTGGTAAATGCATGTTACAGAAAACGAGACATCTATAAGCAATATGTTATAAAAGAGTATTTGGCCTATCGCATTTACAATGTTTTAACCGATTACAGTTTTAGGGTGAGAATGGTGAAGATAGTTTATGTTGATATTAATAATTCGATACATCCATTCGAATCCTTTGGCTTTCTTATTGAAGATATTAATACTCTGAATTCTAGAACTAACACGAAGCACTTAAAAACACTTGGAATTATTCAAGATGCAACTGATAGAAAAATGATAGACATTGCTACAGTTTATCAGTATTTAATTGGAAATACAGATTGGTCTGTACTTAAGCAACATAACATAAAATTGGTTGTTAATGATTCTTGTTTAATTCCGATTGCTATTCCTTATGATTTCGATTTTTGTGGATTTGTTAATCCTCCTTACACTAAACCGCCAGAAATTATTCCTATTAAACATGTAACAGACCGTTATTATAGGGGATTTTGCCGTACTAGAGAGGAATTAGCACCCACTTTTCAGTTTTTTATTGATAAGCAGACGGAAATTTATAGTTTAATAATTGATGATACTCTCTTAACACCACAAAACAGAAAGGCTGCTTTAAAATACATTGATGAGTTTTACAAAGTAATTAAAGATCATAAGTTAGTACAACGAGAGTTTATCGATAATTGTCGCTCTGAATAAATGGAAAAAGAATCATATAACGAAATGCTTAGATTTAAGTATAGTTTACTGCCTCCAATTTTTTTTCTTGTTCTGATTTGGGCAGTAAAGGTTGTGGAAATCTCTAACAATACCAGTTTTCATGAATTAGGCGTTTATCCCCGAAGGATAGAAGGATTATGGGGAGTTGTATTTGCTATATTTATTCATTCCGACTTTAATCACTTGTTGTCTAACTCAATATCTCTTGTAATTCTTTTTAGCGGGCTAATTTACTTTTACCGGGATCTTTCATATAAAGTAATTCTATTTATTTGGATAACGAGTGGCATCATGGTTTGGCTTGGTGCTCGCGAGAGTTATCATATTGGGGCTAGTGGTCTCATATACGGAATTGCTTCGTTCCTTTTTTTTAGCGGAATCATTCGCAAGGACGTTAGGCTAATGTCAATATCCATGCTAGTCGTTTTCTTGTATGGAGGATTAATATGGGGTGTTTTCCCAATTTTCCCTCGAATTTCTTGGGAATATCATCTTTTTGGAAGCATATGCGGATTAATCGCAGCCTATTTTTACAGAAAACAGGGTCCCGAAAAGAAAAAGTGGAGTTGGGAATATGAAGAAGAAGGCACTGATATAGAATCTCATGATGAATATTCCGAGGAACTGATGAATGAAAACTCACAAAAGTTTTGATAGCAATTTGAATTTTATAAATTTGCCCTCTTCAAAAGTTGAATTCAACCTAAAAATATAATACAATGGCAAAAATTAACGAGAATGAACTTTCCACCAACAACATTAACCTTGTTGGTCTAGGAACAGAAATTAATGGTGATGTCAATAGCAATGGCGATTTAAGAATTGATGGAACATTAATTGGAAATCTTACCGTTAAGGGAAAAGTTGTAGTAGGTGAAACTGGAAAAATTAAGGGCGAAATCTTCTGCAAGAATTCGGATATCTCCGGAATAATTGAAGGTAAGGTTACTGTTACTGAATTGCTTTCAATTAAATCGACTGCAAAAATTTCGGGAGATTTACATGTTGGCAAACTTGCCATTGAGCCAGGTTCAAAATTCACAGGTTATTGCGATATGGGAAGTTCTGAACAAACCGCTATTGTTGATTCTTCCTCTTCGCTCAAATAGATCAAATGAATAAGGTATTATGGCCAATACTCTTACGAACAATCACTTTTTTAGTGATTGTTCAATTGGCTATATTCATATCAACTTATCATTATAATTTAACATCGTTTAGTGTAATATTGCTAGTAGTTCCTTTTTTGCCAGCAACAATTAATTTTTTGTTTTTGTTAAAGTTAGCAGGATTATTTAAACATCAACAGAATGTGTTTTTCCGCAAATATTTATTGAATAGTGGATTAAAATTTTTGATAAATATAATTTTGTTTGTTGTTCTAATTTTCTTGTTTAGGAGCAATCCTTTACCGATTATTGTAGTATATTTACTAACTTACTTAGTTTTTTTTATACTCGAAATAATAGAGATTCAAGTTTTGAATCGAAAAATGAAATAACCAATGATGAGAAGAGGGATATTGGTTTTACTTTTTTTAGCACTTGTTGCTGGTGTTTGGGCTTCGAGTCCAAATGATATTTCTTCTGATATTGCTTCGGAAGAAAGCCCTACAAAACAATTTAATCCAACAGAGTTTATTTTTGAACACATAGGCGATTCCTACGAATGGCATATTCTAACTGTTAATCACCATCATATTAGCATACCTTTACCCATTATTTTGTACAGCAGCAATAGCGGGTTAAATATTTTCTTGTCGAATAAATTCCACAATCCGAATGGTGTTTATAAAGGATTCAAGATTGAGTCCGAGGGCAAATACAAAGGAAAAATTGTAGAGTTAGCAGAAAACGGTGTGATTAACGAATTAAACCCTTTGCCTCTAAACTTTTCTTTAACAAAGAATGTAGTTTCAATTATTTTTATCTGTACAATACTTTGCTTAGTTTTTGTATCCATCGCAAATAGATACAAGAAAACTCCAAATTCAGCACCCACAGGTATTCAGAACTTGTTTGAACCAATTATTCTTTTTGTAAGAGACGAAATAGCAAAACCATCGATTGGAGAGAAAAAATATTTGCGTTACATGCCGTTTCTCCTTACTGCTTTCTTTTTTATTTGGTTCACAAACATGTTGGGGTTGATTCCTATTTTTCCAGGAGGAGCAAATGTAACGGGAAACATTGCCGTAACCATGATACTGGCATTATTTACCTTTATCATTGTAAATACCAGCGCAAATAAGCATTACTGGCAAGAAATAGTTAATGCCCCTGGAGTTCCTTGGTTCTTAAAATTTCCTATTCCTATAATGCCCGTTGTTGAATTTACCGGACTTTTTACAAAGCCTATAGTGTTAATGATCCGATTGTTTGCCAATATTTTAGCGGGTCATATGGTGGGAATTGTGTTTGTAAGTCTAATATTTATATTCGGAGCAATAAAAATATGGCTTGGTTTTGTAGCCGCTCCTGTTTCTTTAGTTTTTTCAGTATTTATGCTATGTCTAGAACTTTTGGTTGCTTTAATTCAGGCGTACGTTTTTACGTTGCTTTCAGCAATATACATTGGCATGGCAACTTCAGAACATCATTAATTACTAAATTATAAAATTATGACAACATTATTATCAATTCTTCAATCTCCTGAAAGTGGAATGGCTATCGCAAAATTAGGTGCTGCAATAGGTGCAGGTATTGCTGCTTTAGCAGCAGGTATTGGAATTGGTCAAATAGGTGCCTCTGCTCTGAAATCTATTGCTCGTCAACCCGAGGCTGCTGGAGATATTCGGTCGAATATGATTGTTGCTGCCGCTCTTATTGAAGGGGTTGCCTTCTTCGCAATTATTATTTGTGCATTAGTTCTATTCCTATAAAAAAGAATAACTATGGGCTTGGTTACACCTGATTATGGGCTGCTTTTCTGGATGTTATTATTTTTCTCCATCGTACTTTTCATTTTAAAGAAATTTGCGTGGAAACCAATTCTTCAGGGATTGAAGAATAGAGAAGATAACATTGCAAAAGCACTAAGGCAAGCCGAAGAGGCCAAGTTGGAATTGGCCAAGGTTCATGAACAAAACCTAGAACTA is a window of Tenuifilaceae bacterium CYCD DNA encoding:
- a CDS encoding rhomboid family intramembrane serine protease; the encoded protein is MEKESYNEMLRFKYSLLPPIFFLVLIWAVKVVEISNNTSFHELGVYPRRIEGLWGVVFAIFIHSDFNHLLSNSISLVILFSGLIYFYRDLSYKVILFIWITSGIMVWLGARESYHIGASGLIYGIASFLFFSGIIRKDVRLMSISMLVVFLYGGLIWGVFPIFPRISWEYHLFGSICGLIAAYFYRKQGPEKKKWSWEYEEEGTDIESHDEYSEELMNENSQKF
- the atpB gene encoding ATP synthase subunit a is translated as MMRRGILVLLFLALVAGVWASSPNDISSDIASEESPTKQFNPTEFIFEHIGDSYEWHILTVNHHHISIPLPIILYSSNSGLNIFLSNKFHNPNGVYKGFKIESEGKYKGKIVELAENGVINELNPLPLNFSLTKNVVSIIFICTILCLVFVSIANRYKKTPNSAPTGIQNLFEPIILFVRDEIAKPSIGEKKYLRYMPFLLTAFFFIWFTNMLGLIPIFPGGANVTGNIAVTMILALFTFIIVNTSANKHYWQEIVNAPGVPWFLKFPIPIMPVVEFTGLFTKPIVLMIRLFANILAGHMVGIVFVSLIFIFGAIKIWLGFVAAPVSLVFSVFMLCLELLVALIQAYVFTLLSAIYIGMATSEHH
- the atpE gene encoding ATP synthase subunit c — translated: MTTLLSILQSPESGMAIAKLGAAIGAGIAALAAGIGIGQIGASALKSIARQPEAAGDIRSNMIVAAALIEGVAFFAIIICALVLFL